The following proteins are co-located in the Canis aureus isolate CA01 chromosome X, VMU_Caureus_v.1.0, whole genome shotgun sequence genome:
- the TCEAL1 gene encoding transcription elongation factor A protein-like 1 encodes MEKSCKENEEQPQSAPKTDEERPPVEHSPEKQSPEEPSSEEQSSEEEFFPEELLPELLPEMLVSEERPPQERLSRRDLFEERPPMEQPPCGVGKHKLEEGSFKERLARSRPQFRGDIHGRNLSNEEMIKVAEEMEEMKRVRNKLMVMHWKARRNRPYPI; translated from the coding sequence ATGGAAAAATcctgcaaagaaaatgaagaacagcCACAGAGCGCACCCAAGACTGATGAGGAGCGGCCTCCTGTGGAGCACTCTCCTGAAAAGCAGTCTCCGGAGGAACCGTCTTCCGAGGAGCAGTCGTCGGAGGAGGAGTTCTTTCCCGAGGAGCTCCTTCCCGAGCTCCTTCCCGAGATGCTCGTGTCCGAAGAGCGCCCTCCTCAGGAGCGCCTTTCTAGAAGGGACCTTTTTGAGGAGCGCCCTCCCATGGAGCAGCCTCCTTGTGGAGTGGGAAAACATAAGCTAGAAGAAGGAAGCTTTAAAGAGAGGCTGGCTCGCTCTCGCCCGCAATTTAGAGGGGACATACATGGCAGAAATTTAAGCAATGAGGAGATGATAAAGGTAGCAGAGgagatggaagaaatgaaaagagtacggaacaaactgatggtcatgCATTGGAAGGCAAGACGGAACCGTCCTTATCCTATTTAA